A portion of the Immundisolibacter sp. genome contains these proteins:
- a CDS encoding amidohydrolase family protein, whose product MRTSRLVTRCVLGVVAVLGTPFAARGAEPPPPPIIDMHMHVSGPLPRTDSGGVMPRVCLPHGWCDGAPTQAKDDAQVRALTLEAMQRNNIVLGFLSGPVDGVREWVDAAPGRFLAGPFIANPHAVDLDQLRAAYRGGQLQGMGELATQLAGIGPDDPALEPLFALAEEFDLPTLIHLEGIGPREPTFSIAAGRPELLDPVLKRHPGLRIYLENAGFPRLAETISLMYMHPQVYADLSTVTWVAPRAMFYEYLKRLMDAGLGQRLMFGSDQMWWPETIDLGIEAIRSAPFLTEAHKRDIFYNNAARFLRLSPQEIARHHKR is encoded by the coding sequence ATGCGTACGTCACGATTGGTCACGCGCTGCGTACTCGGTGTGGTGGCGGTATTGGGAACGCCATTCGCAGCGCGGGGGGCGGAACCCCCGCCACCGCCCATCATCGACATGCATATGCATGTTTCCGGGCCGCTGCCGCGCACCGATTCCGGTGGCGTCATGCCGCGCGTATGCCTGCCTCACGGGTGGTGCGATGGGGCGCCTACCCAGGCCAAGGATGATGCGCAGGTGCGTGCGCTTACGCTGGAGGCCATGCAGCGCAACAACATTGTGCTGGGTTTTCTGAGCGGGCCCGTTGACGGCGTACGGGAATGGGTAGATGCGGCTCCGGGCCGCTTTCTGGCCGGCCCGTTCATCGCCAATCCGCACGCCGTGGATCTGGACCAGTTGCGCGCCGCTTACCGGGGCGGCCAGCTGCAGGGTATGGGCGAGCTGGCTACGCAGCTGGCGGGCATTGGCCCTGACGATCCGGCGCTGGAGCCCCTGTTTGCGCTGGCAGAAGAATTCGACCTGCCGACGCTGATCCACCTGGAAGGAATCGGACCACGGGAACCGACCTTCAGCATCGCGGCGGGACGGCCGGAGCTGCTTGATCCGGTGCTCAAACGCCATCCCGGATTGCGCATTTACCTGGAAAACGCCGGTTTTCCGCGTCTGGCGGAGACCATTTCCCTCATGTACATGCATCCGCAGGTGTATGCGGATTTGTCGACCGTGACGTGGGTTGCGCCGCGGGCGATGTTTTACGAGTACCTCAAACGCCTCATGGACGCTGGGCTGGGCCAGCGCCTGATGTTCGGCTCCGACCAGATGTGGTGGCCGGAAACCATCGATCTGGGTATCGAGGCGATCAGATCCGCGCCGTTTCTGACCGAGGCACACAAGCGCGACATCTTCTACAACAATGCGGCGCGCTTTCTGCGCCTGAGTCCGCAGGAAATTGCCCGCCACCATAAGCGTTGA